In Eulemur rufifrons isolate Redbay chromosome 2, OSU_ERuf_1, whole genome shotgun sequence, the sequence TGCCTTTCCCGGCCCTTAGGGTTGGGCAGTCGCCCAGACCAGGGTGGGTGCCTTCTGAACGGCCAGGCCCGGGCCGTTGCCGGCCCCTCTGGGCAGTTCAGCGtagcctgtgcctcagtttcccatttgaGGCATCCTGCGTCCACTGTGTGTGATGCTTAGGGTGGGACCCTGGCTCCTCTAGATCAGGGCTCCACAAACATGACCAGTCAAGGGGTCAAGGGCCAGATGGGGAATATCTTCCGCTCCGTGAGCCGGTCTGTGTCTGTCTGCGTGGCTCTGCTCTGCCTTGGTGGCGCAGGAGCCGCCCTGGACAGCACGTGAGCGGATGAGCacggctgtgtgccaataaaactttatttatggacgcCGAAGTGTGAATTCCACATCgttttcacatgtcacaaaatactatttttcaactttttaaaaatggaaaaaccgCCCTCAGCTGGAAGCCTTACAAAAACAGGGGCTGGCCCGGCTGGCCAAGCGGGGTCTGTGGACCCTGCCCGGATGGGCCCGGAAGCAGAGACCTGGGGGGAGGAGTGGTCCCTCCCTGTGGCGGGGATACCCCGGGAGGGTCCCGGGTTCTCCGCGGGGCTCTGGGCAGGGCGCTAACCCCCGCTTCTCCGCAGAACCTCAACCAGAACCCGCGGACGCTGCTGCCCAAGTTCTACGGGCTGTACTGCGTGCAGTCGGGCGGCAAGAACATCCGCGTGGTGGTGATGAACAACGTGCTGCCGCGTGTCGTCAAGATGCACCTCAAGTTCGACCTTAAGGGCTCTACCTACAAGCGGCGCGCCagcaagaaggagaaggagaagagcaTCCCTACCTACAAGGACCTGGACTTCATGCAGGACATGCCCGAGGGGCTCCTGCTCGACGCCGACACCTTCAGCGCGCTGGTCAAGACGCTGCAGCGGGACTGCCTGGTGAGCCCCGCCCACGGCAGCCCAGCCCCGCCCACAGCAGTCCCCACCCCGCCCAtagcagccctgccctgcccacggcagccccggccccgcccacggcagccccggccccgccccaaGCAGCCCCGTTGCCCAGAACGGCCCCGCCCCGagcagccccgccccgccccgccccagagTGGCCCCTCCCAGAGCAGCTTCGGGCACTGCCCCGCGTGGGAGCCGTGGGACCCGGAGTTTGCGACCTTAACGTAAAACTTGTCTCCATACCCAGACCTGGGGGGGTCAGGAGTGTCTGTGCCTGTTTCTGCAGACGTCACTTCGCGGTGACGATGGCATCTAGGGACAGTGTAGCCTCAGGATGCGGCAGTCACAAGCCCAGTGTGCCCCTGCCAGCCGCTTGGGCACattgtacctcagtttcccttcccGTCTCTGCCGGCCCGCAGGCTGCAGTGAGAGTGGGTGTCCCTTCCCATCCTGGCCCCAGCAACTAGAGCCGAGGGTCGGGGGCCCAGGCTGTtaggggcagagcctgggccgCCCACATCCTTTGTTCCACCCCAGCTGGCCAGACCCTTTGATAACTTGACCCAAACCCGCTGCCCAGACGCTCAGGGGCCTCCTGGcttccctggcctggccctgaACCCGGGTGTCCACAGCCTGGGCTCCGCCTCTCCATCCAGAGAACGTCCTCACCCTCGGCCCCAGGGTGGTGGGGGCATAGGTTCAGGCCCTCTCTTGGAAAGTCCCAAAAAGtccctgtcccagccccaggGGCAGCTGGCGTCCAGTCAGAAGCCTGCACTCCAAGGCCCAGCATCCGGGTTTGGTGCCCTGGGTGACTGCGGCCCTTCTAATCCCTTGGGATAACCAGGGCCCTGCATGGCGTGGGATGAGTCACCCAAATACCAGTGCACCTGGGGTCCTGCGGAGTGTGGGAGCCGGGGTTTGGGGACAGGACGGCTGACCACACCGCCCCTACCCGCAGGTGCTGGAGAGCTTCAAGATCATGGACTATAGCCTACTGCTGGGGGTGCACAACCTCGACCAGCAGGAGCGAGAGCGCCAGGCCCAGGGCGCCCAGAGCACCTCGGACGAGAAGCGGCCCGTGGGCCAGAAGGCGCTGTACTCCACGGCCATGGAGTCCATCCAGGGTGGGGCCGCGCGCGGGGAGGCCATCGAGTCGGACGACACGTAGGTGGGCGGGGAGCCCTCTAGTTCTGTCCCCCTCTCCTGTGCCCCACCGGGCTCCAGCCCCCGGCCCCGTCCTCTCCCCTTGCCAGGTGTGAGAACAGGTGAAGGGGTGGCTCCGGGTCAGCGAGGGTGTCCATGATGGACAGAGCAGCAGGGAGCCCAGGAGCCAATCTGTGCCTGGCTTCTCTGGGTGGGATGGGCAGCAGCTCCTGCCACCCAGGCTGCCTGCAGCTCAAGAGGTGAACGCAGGTGGCCACAGGCCTTGGCGTGTGACGGTGGGGGCATTTCACATCAATCAGTAGTTGGGTCAAGGCCATTGGCCGTGCCCATGAGAAGGGCACAGGTAGCCTCCCTCAGCTGTAGCCGCCGTGTGGAGCAAGGCGGAAGGCGTAGGAAGACCACAGAGAGGTGTGGGGCTTTGGGGACGTGGTAGACCTTTCGTGGCAAAAGACAAAACCCGCAGGGCAGTGGGATTGAAAAATCTGATTGCACAAAGACAGAAAGCGGCTGCCACAGATGTGGCTGATGCCGTGGAGCATCTACCCAGGGCACCTTTGCTGGATGCCAGGGAGAAGGGTCAGGCTGGCGCCACGCTCAGGGGCCCAGGGTTTGGTCGGGGAGACACTCATAGGGTCTCCCCCTGGGCCCTGTGGACGTTGGTGCCGGGTCATTATCTGTGGCAGGGCCGTCCTGGCCTCTCTGGGGTGCTGAGCAGCGTCCCCCACCCACTCCATGCCAGGACCACCCCCTCCCCGGTTATGACAACTGCAAATGCCCCCAGACACTGCCTAGAGTCCCCAGGATGGGCAGGATTGACAGTACAGCAGTGTCAAGATTATCCCCTGGTCACAGCAGAGCCTGGTAACTGTGCACCAACCATGCAGAAATGGGCCAGAGCCTCGGCTTGTGTTACCTTGTTCAGTCCTTGGGGGCCCTGGAGGGAGCCAGTGGCATCCCCCATTTTCAGCTGAGGAAACAAAGGCTCCGAGGTGGGGGCAGCCGTCCTAAGCACATAGCCAGCTGGGCACGGAGCCAAGGTTGACCCTGGCCCCGGCAGCTGGTATGGGTGGCACTGGGGCATCAGTTGCTgggcacagaggaggggctgggctcaGGGCCCCGGGGacgggcggggggcagggggcggggcagcttGTGGAGAGGTCCTGTGCAGCCCCCCTCAGACCTTCTTGGCGTTTGTAGGGTCTTCGTGGGGCTTGTCGGGGAGCAGGTGAGCCCAGCGATGTGTGATGTAGAGTGAGCAGGGCGCGCCAAGCCTGGGCCCAATGTGTTTGCTGCCGTGGTGGCTTCCGTTGGCTGCTGCATCGTGTGGCCTCACTAACCGCGCAGTGCGGGAACACAGTTAACTCCCCAGGCTGCACCTGAGAGCTCGGGCCCCGAGGGGCGTGTCTGTATGTGTCTGTGCTCAtccgtgggggaggggaggggggacgTGTGCGCACGTCTCCTAGCCAGGGCCCCTGGCCAGCATCCCGCGTCCTGCTTTGAGCCCGGGAGGGGTGAAAGGGGGCATCAGGACGGAGGCTCCCAGGTGCCGGGACCTTGCTCCGAGGGCCCGGCTGAGCTGCCACCCTCGGGAGCAGGTGGGTCCTGGAGCCCGGAGCCTCCTGCCCTGCGGGCTGCTGAcccgccctctctccccaggATGGGCGGGATCCCCGCCGTGAACGGGCGCGGGGAACGGCTGCTGCTGCACATCGGCATCATCGACATCCTGCAGTCCTACAGGTGCGCGCtgcccctccccggccccgcAGGGCGGCATCGGGCCCCTTGAGAGTCCAAGGACTGGGTTCCAGAAACTCTCACTTTGGGCCACGAAGTTTACATCTTTGACCCGGTGTCACATGACACCACATTTCGTAATTGTGTGGTCTCAGGCGTGGACACATGTTGGAAAAACCTGGAAGGAACAGACAGCCCAGCTTCCCCATAGCCGCTGCCTAGAGCCAGGGCCACAGCTGTTGGCTGTTCATGAGCCCCAGCAGTGAGCTCTCAGTCTTTTATCTTTAGAGTGACATGTGCTCGTTAGGGACCTTTCAGACACTGCCCAGGAGGGGCTGTGAGCGAGGGAGATGCTGTCCCCGTTTGGCGGTTCTTTGGAGCTTCTCTTTTTTGAAGTGTCAAGATGGGCTCTCCTGGTCATGTTTTGTAGCTTTTCCCTCCTTACAGTCGGCCATGTCCCCTGCAGGCCTGCAGGGTCCTGCCTTGGGCTCGGGAGCAGGATTAGGCAGCTTTCCAGGTGAGGGGGATGGGACGGCCAGGTTCCAGGCAGCCGGGAGCTCCTCCCAGGACGAGGCTGTGCCAAGGAGGGACCTTCCCCTCCAGACGGGGAGCGGGGGGCATCTGGGAAGCTCCCAGAGGAGCTGCCTGGCTGGTGGCGTCACGCAGTGGAGAGGGGGTTGGGCTCAGCCTGGGCCTTGAGGAGAGAGCGagggggctctcgcttctggctgGTGCAGCAGCTGCAGTCTCAGTCCCTCTAGAGCAGGGTCTCCTCTAGCACTGTGGACATTGGGTCCGCTCGTCTGCTGGGGAGGGGccgtgctgggccctgcaggtgctgagcagtgtccctgcctccacccccagcagGCCAGGAGCTCCCCCTTGCCCTGAGCTGACAACTGCAGACGCCTGTGGACGTGACCTGGTGTCCCTGGGGGGGGTGCAGAATCGCCCTGGTGAGACCCCCTGGACTCGAGGGCTTGGCTGACATGGGCCGACATTtgggtgttttttctttctgcaggTTCATCAAGAAGCTGGAACACACCTGGAAGGCTCTCGTGCACGACGGGGTGAgaaccttcattcattcattcatgaatgtGCGTTCAGAGGCCAGATGCCCTGTGCCATTAGCAGTGGTGCTCTGGACTTGGGGAAGGTCAAGGTGGTCCCGCTGCCCACGCAGATGGGTTCTGTTATGTCACAGCAGGGGGGGTCTCAGCCAGTTGATCCTGCCCTCCAGGGACACTGGGCCATGTCTGGGGACATCTGTGGTTGTCACACTGGGGGGTgctcctggcacagagtgggtggggcccagggacGCTGCTCAGCACCTGCCATGCCCAAgacatccccacccccaaccaagaATGATCCGGCCCAAAATGTCAGGTATGCCAAAGCTAAGAACCCTGTCGTGGACGACAGAGGCACTGATCCCGGGAACAGCCAGAAGTATCCACCTTAGGGGCTCGGCGTTCTGAGCCCACCGCCCCCAGGTGCTGAGCCCCTGCCTTACGTCCAGGTTGGGGACATTCGGGTTGGCCTGGCCTGGGGGACACCAGCCTCCGACTGTGCTCAGCTCTGCCTTCggagcacaaaagcagccagggACAAAACAGAAACGTGCAGGAACAGGCGAGGCCCTATGccgataaaactttattgacaaagCAGGCGCGGGGCTGGACTTCGTCCACCTGTTTCAGCGAAATCCTCTGGTTTCTTTGAAccattcacatggttcaaaaagTGGTTCAGAAATACAAATGGGTTTATAGTGACAAGAGTCTTCCTCCCACCCTGTTCCCTGCTACCCGGCTTCCCTCCCCTGAGGGAACCACTGTCACCTGTTCCTTGGGTCCCTTTCCGGGGAGCCGTTGCTCCATGGAGCCCCCTCTTCCCTTTATACACGGAAGGTGGCTCCCCCACCTCACCCAGCACACAGCGGTGTCCGGGGCCGACCTGGCAGAGCCAGAGCCATCTTGGCTGCCGACACACCCTCTGCCCCGCCACCTTCTGCTCTCTTCCAGGACACGGTCTCCGTCCACCGCCCCAGCTTCTACGCCGAGCGTTTTTTCAAGTTCATGAGCAACACGGTCTTTCGGAAGAACTCCTGTAAGCCGCCAGAGCCTGTGGGGTGGAAGGGTGTGGTCTCGAGGGGTGTCGAGAGCCAGGAGGGGGGCTCTGAGCCGGGCCAGGGGCCTCACCCAGGGAATGGGGTCGGGGGGTGTTTGCCCAGCACGGGGGTGTGGCGCAGGGGTCCAGAGCCTGCATCCAGAATCCTGGTGTGGCCCTGGCCGGGCCCTGTGGTCTTGAGCAGCAACACCCCTCTGTGCCTCGGTTCCCCAACTGCATAGGGTCATCAGGGTACAGCGTATTTGTACACGGGATGGGTGGGCCTGGCCCAGCTGCCCACAGCATCACTGTAGCCAGGGTGCCAGGGAGGTGGCCACCACCCCACAGGGTGTTGTCGGGGGGTGGTCCACAGGTCAAACAGTGACAGGGAAGGCGGGATTCGGGGTTTGCCGgcacaggcctggcacacaggaggaaCTCAGCCAGTGTCTGCCAGCACACGAGTGGTCTCGGTGCGGGCCTTGCTGTCCCAGCCGCGTCCTCATGCGTGCCCACGGGGAGGTCACTTTCAGGAGGCGGCAGGGATGGGCACGCCAAATGCCCAGCACCCGCAGACGGGGCCCACTCTCCCAGCCCGGGGCCAGGCGCAGTCCCCTGGGGCCAGCTCCAGAGCCAGCCCTGCAGTTCTGTCCCCAGCTCCCTGGCAGGGCCCTCTCCTTGGTATTTTCCACCGTGGGAATTGGCGGCCACCACACAGCCTGGCTGTGTCTCCAGAGGGCCAGTTGTTAAGGCTTTCCCAGCACACCACCGCCTGGGCTGTCCTCCCTGGTGTCACAAGGCAAACTGAGCGCCTGCTGTTTACCAGAAGCTGTGCTGGGCCATTCTAGGGGCAGTAGGCCCCGTGCGGGGGCTCTGCACTGTCACCTGCCTCCTAAGAATAGAGCAGTGAGGACAGCAAGGTGTCACCTGGCCCCCCAAGCCTGTTGTTGCCCTGGGACCCTGAGGGGCCAAGCCAagtccccaggtcacacagccaccaGGTTCTTCGCACTGGGCCATGGCCTCTCTAACACCAGTGCCCAACTGAACACGGGGGCACTGCCAGGCCAGGATGGAGAGTAGAAGGGGATGAGGCCCAGGCAAGCTTGGCAAGCGTGGTGGCTGCTTCTGCCTCGTGTCGggagggccctggggtggggggcagatgCAGTGCTAGTCCCCACGTGTCTCATCTTAGACAGAGTTGCGTGGACAGGCCGGGTAACCACTCCCCAGTAGCGTGGCGGAGCCGGCCTTTGCACGAAGCGGCTTTGCTGCTTCCCCTGGCCTGGGGCCAGGCAGAGGGTCCCTGGGGTAGGTGGTGGGCAGTGCTGGTGCAGACCAGACTGGGTGTGCGGGAGGACCTGGGAGGCCGGTGGGGGTCCTGCCTGGACTTTGTCACGGCCCCGGCGGCCCTGAGCGCCAACACCCACTGTGCCCTCCTCCTTCCACAGCCCTGAAGTCGTCTCCGTCCAAGAAGGGACGCGGGGCCCTGCTGGCTGTCAAGCCCCTCGGGCCCACAGCCGCCTTCTCCGCCAGCCAGATCCCCAGCGAGCGGGAGGATGCGCAGTACGACCTGCGGGGGGCCCGCAGCTACCCCACACTGGAGGACGAAGGTGAGCCGGAGGGCTGTGCAGCAGGTGCACttgggggctgcaggggcccACGTGAGGCCTCCGGAGGCTGGGCCATGCCCCCAGGGGACGGGGGTTCACAGTCACCTCAGGGACCTACAGAGCCACCAGGGAGTGAGGAGCTGAGACTGCATCCACAGCAAGAGCCACAAGGAGAGCTGAGCATAGAAGGCACTGTCAGGAAGGTGACAGCCTCCCGAACAGTCACTGTCACCAGGGGTGTCCAGAAGATCTTTCCCAGCCCTGGGGGTCAAGGACTccaggcagggagaggctggggaATAGCATGGAGGAAGGGGCACggcccgtgcaaaggccctggggcaggactgtGCCTGCGTGTTGGAGCCAGAGCCAGGGAACCCGAGTGGCTGGAGAAGATGTGGGAGGGGCTGAGagggagcaggggacagaggggagaagggagggcccTCCAGCTGTCAGGGGTTTGGATTCTGTTTTGAGAGCTGTAAGAAGCTGTTGGAAGCCTTTGCACAAGGCAGAATTCAACCTAATTTGCCTTGTGAAGAGCTGTgctgggaggcaggtgggagcacccaggaggcaggagggctcGAGGGTGAGCCCAGCCGAGGGGAACCGATAGAGGGGCTGGCAGTTCTGCCAGGTGCCACCGCCCTCTCCCTGCAGGCCGGCCCGACCTCCTGCCCTGCACGCCACCTTCTTTTGAAGAAGCCACTACAGCCTCCATCGCCACGACCCTGTCGTCCACCTCCCTCTCCATCCCGGAGCGCTCCCCTTCCGAGACGTCAGAGCAGCCCCGGTACAGGTGGGCGGGGCGGCCAGGGCTGGTGGGCGGGGTCAGGCTGGTAGGCGGAGGAACTAGGAGTAGCTGCAGGTAGGCGGGCGGGGACTAGTGATTCACCTCTTCGGGTCTCTCTGCAGACGGCGCACGCAGTCTTCCGGACAGGATGGCAGGTGAGACCCtggtcccctcccctgccctgtcctctCAGTCTCACCAGGGGTCCTGCGAGGCCCCGAGCCTCCGTTTCCCCACCCAGAGCCCCTGTGCATCTGACCGTTCTGTCCCGGGCGCAGGTTTAAGTCCGCACCAGGCTGCAGAACTGCACGGAATCTCCTAGACGCTTTGCCTGTTTCTTCCAGCCTGGGGCCCCGGGGAGCTGAGGCAGCTTGGCCTGTCcatccttcttttttcttctactaatttttttttttaacttaaaagtaCAAGAGGGAATGTGGCGAAACGCCTCCCTCCTGCCCGCACCAATCCCCTCCCCAGGCGGGGAGCAACCCCTGGGGCTGTGGGTTTCGTGTCTCCGCAGAGGTGTCTTGTGAGTACGCAAGCGAGCATACACCCAGGCTTGTGGTTCCCTTTTGACACTAAAGGAGGTGTCTCTGCAGCCACCCACACCTTGCTCTTGTCACCTGGTAGGCAGGGATCCTCCCAGCTGGTGTGGGACTGCCCGAGCCCTTCCTTTCATCTTACTCAGCCAGCCCCTCTGGGGACATTCCGGTGGTTCCCAGGTGTGTTCTTGTTAACACCAGGGCAGTGAATAGGTATTGTTTTCCTTAATCGGTTTTTAATCACTAATGAAAGAAACTCCGGGTGCCAGCAGTGGGAAGCCACTCGCCCTTCTGCCCAGCTGCCTGGCTCCCAAGTCAGCAGCCTTTCTGCTCTCGGGTTGCCATTCAGAGAGGACGTGCATGCCCAGTCTGCTGCCAGCATGTTCCGGCAGCCTGCGTCAGGGCCTCGGCTTCCAAGCTCAGGCACCCCCAGGGTCGTGGGCAGCGTCCGCGACACCTGAGCATGTTGGGGCTGCCATTTGCTCATTCTGTAAATGTACCCCGAGGACCTGCTATACCCCAGGCCCTGCAAGGTGCCAGAGTCACAGGAGGGACCAAGGTGGCAGGCTCTCCACCAACTCAGACGCCCGGCTAGGTATGACAACCAGAGGGACCAGACCCAGGTTGGAGGCCCCCAGCTCCCCGGCAGGACTGGACCTGGAGTTCGGCAGGcactcctgggggcaggggagcgaggagggaaactgaggctcagcatcCCTTTGCCTCCAGGCCCCAGGAGGAGCCGCACGTGGAAGAAGATCTGCAGCAGGTCACGGTGCAGGTGGAGCCCACGTGCAGCGTGGAGATCGTGGTCCCCAAAGAAGAGGACGCGGAGTGAGTACGGCTCTGTGGGAGGTCGGGGCACCTGCTGTGGGCCTGGGAGAGCCAACGGCATCCGGAGGTTTTAGCACAAAGTAGTTCTGTCGTACAGataataaatttgcttttaattccTCCTTTGatctaaggcagtggttctcaaccagctGGGGCTGATtctgccccccaggggacactgggtgatgtctggggacatctgtggttgtcacagCTCTGTGGGGGAGCTCCTGGCAtggagggtggaggcagggacgcTGCTCAGCACCTGCAGGGCCCAGGACGGCCCCACCCCAAAGAACGACTCAGCCCCAGTGTCCACAGCGCCCAGGGGAGGGTTGTTGAGCATCTCTGAACCTCCAAGTATTTAAGGATAttatttgtttacctttttaatatttatttatttatttttgagacagagtctcactctgtggcttgggctagagtgccgtggcatcagcccagctcacagcaacctcaaactcctgggctcaagcgatccttctgcctcagcctcctgagtagctgggactacaggcatgcgccaccatgcccggctcattttttttctgtatatatttttagctgtccagatcatttctttctattgtttttagtagagacggggtctcgctcttgctcaggctggtctcgaactcctgacctggagcaatcttcccgcctcggcctcccagagtgctaggactacaggcgtgagccacctcgcccgaccaatatttatttttaattttattgagttTTGATTTGAAGAAAGTAGCCTTAA encodes:
- the PIP5K1C gene encoding phosphatidylinositol 4-phosphate 5-kinase type-1 gamma isoform X4 — translated: MELEVPDEAESAEAGAGNAEAAWTAESGAAAGLAQKKVAPTEALSMTGQPGPGHGKKLGHRGVDASGETTYKKTTSSTLKGAIQLGIGYTVGNLSSKPERDVLMQDFYVVESIFFPSEGSNLTPAHHFQDFRFKTYAPVAFRYFRELFGIRPDDYLYSLCNEPLIELSNPGASGSLFYVTSDDEFIIKTVMHKEAEFLQKLLPGYYMNLNQNPRTLLPKFYGLYCVQSGGKNIRVVVMNNVLPRVVKMHLKFDLKGSTYKRRASKKEKEKSIPTYKDLDFMQDMPEGLLLDADTFSALVKTLQRDCLVLESFKIMDYSLLLGVHNLDQQERERQAQGAQSTSDEKRPVGQKALYSTAMESIQGGAARGEAIESDDTMGGIPAVNGRGERLLLHIGIIDILQSYRFIKKLEHTWKALVHDGDTVSVHRPSFYAERFFKFMSNTVFRKNSSLKSSPSKKGRGALLAVKPLGPTAAFSASQIPSEREDAQYDLRGARSYPTLEDEGRPDLLPCTPPSFEEATTASIATTLSSTSLSIPERSPSETSEQPRYRRRTQSSGQDGRPQEEPHVEEDLQQVTVQVEPTCSVEIVVPKEEDAEVEASLAGASAAVEAETASQASEPASQASEEEDAPATDIYFFTDGRYWIYSPRHRRLRAVTPSSSGTPTDERSWVYSPLHYSTQAHPASDGESDT
- the PIP5K1C gene encoding phosphatidylinositol 4-phosphate 5-kinase type-1 gamma isoform X1, which translates into the protein MELEVPDEAESAEAGAGNAEAAWTAESGAAAGLAQKKVAPTEALSMTGQPGPGHGKKLGHRGVDASGETTYKKTTSSTLKGAIQLGIGYTVGNLSSKPERDVLMQDFYVVESIFFPSEGSNLTPAHHFQDFRFKTYAPVAFRYFRELFGIRPDDYLYSLCNEPLIELSNPGASGSLFYVTSDDEFIIKTVMHKEAEFLQKLLPGYYMNLNQNPRTLLPKFYGLYCVQSGGKNIRVVVMNNVLPRVVKMHLKFDLKGSTYKRRASKKEKEKSIPTYKDLDFMQDMPEGLLLDADTFSALVKTLQRDCLVLESFKIMDYSLLLGVHNLDQQERERQAQGAQSTSDEKRPVGQKALYSTAMESIQGGAARGEAIESDDTMGGIPAVNGRGERLLLHIGIIDILQSYRFIKKLEHTWKALVHDGDTVSVHRPSFYAERFFKFMSNTVFRKNSSLKSSPSKKGRGALLAVKPLGPTAAFSASQIPSEREDAQYDLRGARSYPTLEDEGRPDLLPCTPPSFEEATTASIATTLSSTSLSIPERSPSETSEQPRYRRRTQSSGQDGRPQEEPHVEEDLQQVTVQVEPTCSVEIVVPKEEDAEVEASLAGASAAVEAETASQASEPASQASEEEDAPATDIYFFTDGRYWIYSPRHRRLRAVTPSSSGTVSDRSGHPGEKGSARLGQQGAAGPRPETQHPVSPILERTPGK
- the PIP5K1C gene encoding phosphatidylinositol 4-phosphate 5-kinase type-1 gamma isoform X5, encoding MELEVPDEAESAEAGAGNAEAAWTAESGAAAGLAQKKVAPTEALSMTGQPGPGHGKKLGHRGVDASGETTYKKTTSSTLKGAIQLGIGYTVGNLSSKPERDVLMQDFYVVESIFFPSEGSNLTPAHHFQDFRFKTYAPVAFRYFRELFGIRPDDYLYSLCNEPLIELSNPGASGSLFYVTSDDEFIIKTVMHKEAEFLQKLLPGYYMNLNQNPRTLLPKFYGLYCVQSGGKNIRVVVMNNVLPRVVKMHLKFDLKGSTYKRRASKKEKEKSIPTYKDLDFMQDMPEGLLLDADTFSALVKTLQRDCLVLESFKIMDYSLLLGVHNLDQQERERQAQGAQSTSDEKRPVGQKALYSTAMESIQGGAARGEAIESDDTMGGIPAVNGRGERLLLHIGIIDILQSYRFIKKLEHTWKALVHDGDTVSVHRPSFYAERFFKFMSNTVFRKNSSLKSSPSKKGRGALLAVKPLGPTAAFSASQIPSEREDAQYDLRGARSYPTLEDEGRPDLLPCTPPSFEEATTASIATTLSSTSLSIPERSPSETSEQPRYRRRTQSSGQDGRPQEEPHVEEDLQQVTVQVEPTCSVEIVVPKEEDAEVEASLAGASAAVEAETASQASEPASQASEEEDAPATDIYF
- the PIP5K1C gene encoding phosphatidylinositol 4-phosphate 5-kinase type-1 gamma isoform X3 produces the protein MELEVPDEAESAEAGAGNAEAAWTAESGAAAGLAQKKVAPTEALSMTGQPGPGHGKKLGHRGVDASGETTYKKTTSSTLKGAIQLGIGYTVGNLSSKPERDVLMQDFYVVESIFFPSEGSNLTPAHHFQDFRFKTYAPVAFRYFRELFGIRPDDYLYSLCNEPLIELSNPGASGSLFYVTSDDEFIIKTVMHKEAEFLQKLLPGYYMNLNQNPRTLLPKFYGLYCVQSGGKNIRVVVMNNVLPRVVKMHLKFDLKGSTYKRRASKKEKEKSIPTYKDLDFMQDMPEGLLLDADTFSALVKTLQRDCLVLESFKIMDYSLLLGVHNLDQQERERQAQGAQSTSDEKRPVGQKALYSTAMESIQGGAARGEAIESDDTMGGIPAVNGRGERLLLHIGIIDILQSYRFIKKLEHTWKALVHDGDTVSVHRPSFYAERFFKFMSNTVFRKNSSLKSSPSKKGRGALLAVKPLGPTAAFSASQIPSEREDAQYDLRGARSYPTLEDEGRPDLLPCTPPSFEEATTASIATTLSSTSLSIPERSPSETSEQPRYRRRTQSSGQDGRPQEEPHVEEDLQQVTVQVEPTCSVEIVVPKEEDAEVEASLAGASAAVEAETASQASEPASQASEEEDAPATDIYFPTDERSWVYSPLHYSTQAHPASDGESDTVSAARGQGPRVQPSDTQGQAW
- the PIP5K1C gene encoding phosphatidylinositol 4-phosphate 5-kinase type-1 gamma isoform X2 — encoded protein: MELEVPDEAESAEAGAGNAEAAWTAESGAAAGLAQKKVAPTEALSMTGQPGPGHGKKLGHRGVDASGETTYKKTTSSTLKGAIQLGIGYTVGNLSSKPERDVLMQDFYVVESIFFPSEGSNLTPAHHFQDFRFKTYAPVAFRYFRELFGIRPDDYLYSLCNEPLIELSNPGASGSLFYVTSDDEFIIKTVMHKEAEFLQKLLPGYYMNLNQNPRTLLPKFYGLYCVQSGGKNIRVVVMNNVLPRVVKMHLKFDLKGSTYKRRASKKEKEKSIPTYKDLDFMQDMPEGLLLDADTFSALVKTLQRDCLVLESFKIMDYSLLLGVHNLDQQERERQAQGAQSTSDEKRPVGQKALYSTAMESIQGGAARGEAIESDDTMGGIPAVNGRGERLLLHIGIIDILQSYRFIKKLEHTWKALVHDGDTVSVHRPSFYAERFFKFMSNTVFRKNSSLKSSPSKKGRGALLAVKPLGPTAAFSASQIPSEREDAQYDLRGARSYPTLEDEGRPDLLPCTPPSFEEATTASIATTLSSTSLSIPERSPSETSEQPRRRTQSSGQDGRPQEEPHVEEDLQQVTVQVEPTCSVEIVVPKEEDAEVEASLAGASAAVEAETASQASEPASQASEEEDAPATDIYFFTDGRYWIYSPRHRRLRAVTPSSSGTVSDRSGHPGEKGSARLGQQGAAGPRPETQHPVSPILERTPGK